Proteins found in one Pyrus communis chromosome 15, drPyrComm1.1, whole genome shotgun sequence genomic segment:
- the LOC137717147 gene encoding uncharacterized protein, with the protein MRKWSFLGLLRRRLVSSVAVAAESPIVQADWHRGLSSFNKALYPTPGSSSGGAVAGLASSLGNRYFHASGFCRAPERDYYETFGVSKNASGEAIESAFRTGSFQIFSCMYEGFWV; encoded by the exons ATGCGAAAATGGAGCTTCCTCGGCCTG CTGCGGAGGCGTTTGGTCTCGTCGGTGGCGGTGGCGGCAGAGTCGCCTATTGTTCAAGCTGATTGGCATAGGGGCCTCTCCTCGTTCAATAAGGCATTGTATCCAACACCTG GTTCGAGCTCTGGCGGTGCGGTGGCTGGTTTGGCTAGCTCATTGGGAAATCGTTATTTCCATGCCTCAG GGTTTTGCCGCGCACCTGAACGAGATTATTACGAGACTTTCGGTGTTTCGAAAAATGCAAGCGGAGAAGCGATTGAAAGTGCTTTTCGCACGGGCAGTTTTCAGATTTTCAGTTGCATgtatgaaggattttgggtgtGA
- the LOC137717868 gene encoding glutathione transferase GST 23-like has protein sequence MSGESVKLLGYWASPFALRVKWALKLKEIEYQYVEEDLPNKSPLLLRYNPVHKRVPVLVHDGKPVAESLIILEYIDETWKHNPILPQDPYERAQARFWAGFIDEKCVPAIMSAFTNQGEEKEKAAKEARENLKTLESALGGKDFFGGETVGFVDIAAGWIGLWARNVEEIAEVNLIDAETMPLLNAWFGRVLEAPVLKECVPPRDKLLEHNRGFHKILTAASS, from the exons ATGTCTGGAGAGTCAGTGAAATTGCTTGGGTACTGGGCAAGTCCTTTTGCTCTCAGAGTAAAATGGGCCTTGAAACTCAAGGAGATTGAGTACCAGTATGTTGAAGAGGACCTCCCAAACAAGAGCCCCTTGCTCCTCCGTTACAACCCAGTCCACAAAAGAGTACCCGTTCTTGTGCACGACGGCAAGCCGGTCGCAGAATCGCTCATTATACTCGAATACATCGATGAGACGTGGAAGCACAATCCGATCCTGCCGCAAGATCCCTACGAAAGGGCACAGGCACGCTTCTGGGCCGGATTCATCGATGAAAAG TGCGTGCCGGCAATTATGAGTGCATTCACCAACCAAGGGGAGGAGAAAGAGAAGGCGGCAAAAGAAGCGAGAGAGAACCTTAAGACGTTGGAAAGTGCACTTGGGGGAAAGGACTTCTTCGGAGGAGAAACCGTTGGCTTTGTGGACATAGCTGCTGGGTGGATTGGATTGTGGGCTAGAAACGTCGAGGAGATAGCAGAAGTAAACCTGATTGATGCCGAGACCATGCCTCTGCTCAACGCTTGGTTTGGAAGAGTTCTCGAGGCTCCTGTTCTCAAAGAATGCGTGCCCCCTCGAGATAAATTGCTGGAGCACAACAGAGGGTTTCACAAGATTTTGACTGCAGCATCAAGTTGA
- the LOC137717746 gene encoding phosphoribosylaminoimidazole-succinocarboxamide synthase, chloroplastic-like — translation MAQYTPTLNPPKTLIPKLSNPNPSFSSFSTFTIPKPKSINFPKFSISVTAAQNQQHHQQPPFLEALINSDRKEEVLGVIKSSSSHCLSETNLHLTVPGLKSKTRGKVRDVYDSGDYLVMVTTDRQSAFDRILASIPFKGQVLNETSLWWFDKTRHITSNAVVSAPDENVTIAMKCSVFPVEFVVRGFVTGSTDTSLWTVYKNGVRNYCGNVLPDGLVKSQKLPANILTPTTKAADHDVPVTPDEIIERGLMTQAEYDEVSRKALSLFEYGQCVALEHGLILVDTKYEFGKGQDGSILLIDEVHTPDSSRYWIAHTYEERFQNGLEPENVDKEFLRLWFKDHCNPYKDEVLPDAPEELVCELAWRYIFLYETITKSKFKLPSTEEPIHDRISRNVAQALSSLTR, via the exons ATGGCCCAGTATACACCAACCTTAAACCCtcccaaaaccctaatccccaaGCTCTCAAATCCTAATCCCTCGTTCTCTTCATTCTCTACCTTCACAATCCCAAAACCCAAATCCATAAACTTCCCAAAATTCTCCATTTCGGTCACGGCGGCCCAAAACCAGCAGCACCACCAGCAACCGCCATTCTTGGAAGCTCTGATCAACAGTGATCGCAAAGAAGAGGTGCTTGGAGTTATCAAGAGTTCGTCGTCGCACTGCCTCTCCGAAACCAACCTCCACCTGACAGTTCCTGGCCTCAAATCCAAAACCAGAGGCAAG GTTAGAGATGTTTACGACAGTGGGGATTATCTAGTTATGGTTACGACGGATAGGCAGAGTGCATTTGACAGAATTCTTGCGTCTATTCCCTTCAAAGGCCAG GTCCTTAATGAGACAAGTTTATGGTGGTTTGACAAAACTCGACATATAACTTCAAATGCAGTTGTTTCGGCTCCGGATGAAAATGTAACAATTGCAATGAAATGCTCTGTTTTTCCCGTTGAGTTTGTGG TCAGAGGTTTTGTGACGGGAAGCACTGATACATCATTATGGACGGTCTACAAAAATGGTGTTCGAAATTACTGTGGCAATGTACTCCCAGATG GCTTGGTAAAAAGCCAAAAGCTTCCTGCAAATATACTCACACCAACAACTAAGGCTGCAGATCATGATGTTCCTGTTACCCCAGACGAG ATAATTGAACGTGGACTAATGACTCAAGCCGAGTATGATGAAGTAAGCAGGAAAGCACTGAGCTTGTTTGAGTATGGACAG TGTGTGGCTTTGGAACATGGCTTGATATTGGTAGACACAAAATATGAATTTGGAAAGGGCCAGGATGGTTCCATTCTTTTGATTGATGAG GTGCATACACCTGATTCAAGCAGATATTGGATTGCACATACTTACGAGGAGCGATTTCAGAATGGTCTTGAACCCGAAAATGTTGATAAA GAGTTCTTGAGGTTGTGGTTCAAAGATCACTGCAATCCTTACAAAGATGAG GTCCTCCCTGATGCTCCTGAGGAACTCGTTTGTGAACTAGCTTGGCG ATACATTTTCCTGTACGAGACaataacaaaatcaaaattcaagCTGCCCTCCACGGAG GAACCAATACATGATCGGATATCACGCAATGTTGCACAGGCGCTGTCATCTCTGACTCGATAA